In one window of Festucalex cinctus isolate MCC-2025b chromosome 14, RoL_Fcin_1.0, whole genome shotgun sequence DNA:
- the LOC144001194 gene encoding uncharacterized protein LOC144001194 isoform X3, with protein MVKDQSSISKLEKQAEEFLSAVLCNKDVPSFSDPHIPVVAREILQKMIRQFAAEYTSKTSSPQDSGSTTQPSSDQSPQTPTVTFGATPSSPAATVAGPAHSHNPVLSKLLMADQEAPLDLTIKKTPSEPSEQEGVLDLSIKKSRHSGSSLPVPSPRLTPKMSTIKRECQDVRIAKAKELQSTSTLEQFMSKLCRHHQRTIVDAIGFLQMELEAYKARQSRDSGIQGATCSTPKSGGVTPEKSCLEQEFPSESTPKFEVLDMSCSIQNNRVMKIVAENVVPLTSSVAARPALDLHSPGSGSKQTPIPVDSDNSHHADHAPLKMKIMKSSNVAAGKKLSCVLTTSLTSDSDSLEDKQSYSNSQNRMDTHSTRLSSSLKRQSQLDEIHHTKQSKAAWQAKDVPSKQFSVPVALTADSPRTARKTIRPSSHARPTPYRTLDPDLGHCDIVYIDKPITECFKDQRHLIPRRNARKSTRGHLYADEIWELKTVRTLAGRGNCLNPMPELMTLVTPKQILSKPEGVPPVDMPFAGACRETISEGTHSEHSNERIVPGTGEMVKVAAIEVETLVVVETSQTDQAQSQLETPLPKISSLTNNTLKDSRRNISTDDEPLQLKGDKPSDDKKVNECKESVAYASFEEAKETENEPEPEKNESTGKVMPGTVLEQSEKISMKKAESQMLGDKMHSSEVVPLHTGTPSPINHTENQETEKEMGNDEPRQDILSENGKNTEGSNNSGSTEEQVVSEVNSPTATIEEQDDTYDISSKTLDTLAKELPPWRRKKGTVISLPKRLQKSQTIIVGYVNGRPISSSDRSLRRRSNTSNTSPMISPVKKSQKVLKQAQVDSTEANNWVTNIPEAETSTESILNTPECPLVPAADVPESPTIEVSLKSKPIQQRKLFQQDEPTETKRQLRSAVQKPEETLALAPSSNVVPSISPPKLSAPPAPPAHSPFSPPLAESSPPGTPEPSQMNTVQKTPMVLNVESQPIEETPSLLVRQKLRSSKVGGKESQNENQQLVAELSSPMEDRGSQKFETSTNETRGKRVLRMEPVTQKSNVSSSDDNAGSSVDKPTRMPLRSESSKAEQPPQPDPQSPPDNKKLSLRSQRLSSPSTSLPSVSGKNTDVEPLARTPPEKIMKTQMKAPSLSTASASPVMGPRHQPRKQTNTFLEALTGEENKQLLTNLNLKYDKMQKGWLQLEKDGQTAAKYKNKADRQAAIWKSKRRARKQKSFEQQKFSPVQMLFMKDYNLPSICRWFLESTETKSLVIVKKVNTRLPSETQLCFHSSSSGSGASQGVFPSLQAERLKKHLKKFAVTSPVKSNPKSQKLIAKALEQEMPSAKGKDRREPPSAAHICNQTDVRVNAQGQGEPQKAPGKPKNPASARILRKYSNIREKMQVQQTNVRLKGVSKSLKANNLKRVPQESIPESAVIPPLKAPKISLPAAKPMKATKMVRRKTFARKRMMRHRAAKARDVNRVTRCSQRLSSLVGVSKSKADKKPSEDDNEVEKVAIIKMNAGKCQTNGSLQRREIKDAPEAVLQSVDVKAPNVPDQVLTRSQRKMGASSKRPNIAKDQVAPKPARKLEDTSKKSAVKRNSSAVWSRTRSQELLATPAKRTRTSR; from the exons ATGGTGAAAGACCAgagcagcatcagcaaattagaGAAGCAAGCTGAGGAATTTCTCAGTGCAGTCCTCTGTAATAAAG ATGTGCCAAGTTTCTCCGACCCACACATCCCAGTAGTGGCGCGTGAGATCCTCCAGAAAATGATCCGACAATTTGCCGCTGAATATACCTCAAAAACCAGCTCTCCTCAGGATAGTGGCTCAACCACCCAGCCAAGCTCAGACCAAAGCCCGCAGACCCCAACCGTGACTTTTGGAGCTACACCTAGCAGCCCCGCCGCCACCGTGGCGGGGCCCGCACACAGTCACAACCCCGTCCTCAGCAAACTCCTCATGGCCGACCAAGAGGCTCCGCTTGACCTCACCATCAAAAAGACTCCATCTGAGCCCAGTGAACAAG AGGGAGTCCTTGACCTGTCCATCAAAAAGAGCCGCCATAGCGGCAGCAGCTTGCCGGTCCCAAGTCCACGCCTTACTCCTAAAATGTCCACAATCAAACG TGAGTGTCAAGACGTGCGCATTGCAAAGGCGAAAGAACTCCAGTCCACCTCGACACTTGAACAGTTTATGTCCAAACTCTGCCGCCACCATCAGAGAACAATTGTTGACGCCATAGGTTTCCTGCAGATGGAGTTGGAAGCCTACAAGGCACGGCAAAGTAGGGACTCAGGAATCCAGGGAGCAACGTGCTCTACTCCAAAATCTGGCGGAGTCACGCCTGAGAAGTCATGCTTGGAGCAAGAGTTTCCTAGCGAATCCACGCCAAAATTTGAAGTCTTGGATATGTCTTGTTCTATCCAAAACAATAGAGTCATGAAGATAGTTGCAGAGAATGTAGTTCCATTGACATCATCTGTTGCTGCTCGCCCTGCGTTGGATCTTCACAGCCCTGGGTCAGGGAGCAAACAGACTCCTATCCCTGTAGACTCAGATAACAGCCATCATGCTGACCATGCACCTCTTAAGATGAAAATCATGAAAAGCAGTAATGTTGCTGCTGGTAAAAAGTTATCTTGTGTGCTGACAACCTCGCTGACATCTGACTCCGACTCATTGGAGGACAAACAAAGTTACTCAAATTCACAAAACAGAATGGACACTCATAGCACTCGACTCAGTTCGTCTCTGAAAAGACAATCTCAGCTAGATGAAATCCATCATACAAAGCAGAGCAAAGCTGCGTGGCAAGCCAAGGATGTACCGAGCAAACAGTTTTCCGTTCCTGTGGCTCTTACTGCAGATTCACCACGAACTGCCAGGAAGACCATCAGGCCATCCTCTCATGCCAGACCGACTCCTTATCGGACACTTGACCCTGATCTTGGCCACTGTGACATTGTTTACATTGATAAACCAATTACAGAGTGTTTTAAAGATCAACGTCATTTGATTCCCCGTCGCAATGCTAGGAAAAGCACTCGGGGACATTTGTACGCTGATGAAATTTGGGAGTTAAAAACTGTCCGCACATTGGCAGGTAGGGGTAACTGTCTTAATCCGATGCCAGAGTTAATGACACTGGTTACCCCCAAACAGATCCTTTCCAAGCCTGAAGGTGTGCCCCCAGTAGATATGCCTTTTGCTGGAGCATGTAGAGAAACGATAAGTGAAGGGACACACTCAGAACATTCTAATGAAAGGATAGTACCAGGGACAGGAGAGATGGTCAAAGTGGCAGCCATTGAAGTAGAAACTTTAGTTGTAGTAGAAACTAGTCAGACGGATCAGGCTCAGAGCCAGTTAGAGACCCCATTACCTAAAATAAGCTCTCTAACAAACAACACACTCAAAGATAGCAGAAGAAATATCAGTACGGATGATGAACCACTCCAGCTAAAAGGAGATAAACCTTCTGATGACAAGAAAGTGAATGAATGTAAGGAAAGTGTAGCATATGCTTCATTTGAGGAGGCAAAGGAAACAGAGAATGAACCCGAACCTGAAAAGAATGAATCTACTGGTAAAGTAATGCCAGGAACAGTTTTAGAACAATCAGAGAAAATCAGCATGAAAAAAGCTGAATCTCAGATGTTAGGTGATAAAATGCACAGCAGTGAGGTGGTTCCTCTCCATACTGGCACACCATCACCCATAAATCATACAGAGAACCAAGAGACAGAAAAGGAAATGGGAAATGATGAGCCACGACAGGATATACTCTCTGAAAACGGTAAAAACACAGAAGGCTCTAACAACTCTGGTTCTACTGAGGAACAGGTAGTGAGTGAAGTAAATAGTCCAACAGCAACAATCGAAGAACAAGATGATACATACGATATCTCTTCAAAGACACTTGATACTCTTGCAAAGGAATTACCTCCTTGGCGTCGGAAAAAAGGCACAGTTATCTCTCTGCCGAAGAGACTACAAAAATCGCAAACGATAATCGTGGGCTATGTTAACGGGAGGCCCATATCTTCCTCTGACAGAAGTCTCCGTCGTAGATCAAACACCAGTAATACCTCACCAATGATTAGCCcagtgaaaaaaagtcagaaagtaCTGAAACAGGCTCAGGTTGACTCAACTGAAGCCAATAATTGGGTGACAAATATCCCTGAAGCAGAAACGTCCACAGAATCCATCTTGAACACACCTGAGTGTCCACTAGTTCCAGCTGCTGACGTGCCAGAAAGCCCAACAATTGAAGTCTCACTGAAATCCAAACCGATCCAGCAACGCAAGCTTTTTCAGCAGGATGAACCAACTGAAACCAAACGACAGCTAAGATCAGCTGTCCAAAAACCAGAGGAAACTCTTGCATTAGCACCTTCTTCAAATGTAGTCCCATCCATTTCACCTCCAAAACTGAGCGCTCCGCCTGCTCCTCCAGCACACTCTCCATTTTCTCCTCCTTTAGCAGAGTCATCACCACCTGGGACCCCTGAACCGTCTCAAATGAACACTGTCCAAAAGACACCAATGGTGTTAAACGTTGAAAGTCAACCAATAGAGGAAACCCCAAGTTTGCTTGTCAGGCAAAAGTTAAGATCTTCAAAAGTGGGAGGAAAGGAAAGTCAAAATGAGAACCAGCAGCTTGTTGCAGAGTTATCCAGTCCAATGGAGGATCGAGGTTCCCAAAAGTTTGAAACATCAACAAATGAAACAAGAGGAAAACGTGTTCTTAGAATGGAGCCCGTGACACAGAAATCAAACGTATCATCTTCAGATGACAATGCTGGAAGTTCAGTAGACAAACCCACAAGAATGCCACTGAGGAGTGAAAGTAGCAAGGCGGAACAGCCCCCCCAACCCGACCCTCAATCCCCACCAGACAATAAGAAGCTCTCTTTGCGATCACAAAGGTTGTCTTCACCTTCCACCAGTTTGCCCTCTGTATCCGGAAAGAACACTGATGTCGAACCCTTGGCTAGAACACCTCCAGAGAAAATCATGAAAACTCAAATGAAGGCCCCTTCGTTATCTACTGCATCAGCTTCCCCTGTAATGGGACCAAGACACCAGCCGCGCAAACAGACAAACACCTTCTTAGAGGCATTGACtggagaagaaaacaaacagcTGCTTACCAACTTGAACCTCAAATACGACAAGATGCAGAAAGGCTGGCTGCAATTGGAGAAAGATGGCCAGACAGCagcaaaatataaaaacaaagcaGACAGACAGGCTGCCATATGGAAAAGTAAACGCAGGGCCCGCAAGCAAAAATCTTTTGAGCAGCAGAAGTTCTCACCGGTGCAGATGCTCTTCATGAAGGATTACAATCTTCCCAGTATTTGTCGCTGGTTCCTGGAGTCAACAGAAACCAAATCTCTCGTCATTGTTAAGAAAGTAAACACGCGTCTTCCATCAGAGACTCAGCTGTGCTTCCACAGCTCGTCCAGCGGGTCGGGAGCCTCTCAGGGTGTTTTTCCAAGCTTACAAGCAGAGCGCTTAAAGAAACATCTCAAAAAGTTTGCCGTCACCTCTCCTGTGAAAAGCAATCCCAAAAGTCAGAAGCTGATCGCAAAAGCTCTGGAGCAGGAGATGCCCTCCGCCAAAGGCAAAGATAGGCGAGAACCTCCCAGTGCTGCTCACATTTGCAATCAGACGGACGTCCGTGTCAACGCTCAGGGACAAGGTGAACCCCAGAAAGCTCCCGGGAAGCCGAAGAATCCGGCGAGTGCCAGAATTTTGAGGAAATACTCCAACATTAGAGAGAAGATGCAAGTCCAGCAAACAAACGTGCGTTTAAAAGGCGTCTCCAAAAGCTTAAAAGCTAACAATTTGAAAAGAGTCCCCCAAGAATCCATTCCGGAATCAGCCGTCATTCCTCCTCTGAAGGCACCAAAAATATCCCTACCTGCTGCTAAGCCCATGAAAGCCACAAAAATGGTAAGAAGGAAAACATTTGCAAGAAAGCGGATGATGAGACATCGAGCTGCCAAAGCTCGGGATGTTAATCGGGTAACAAGGTGTTCACAGCGTCTGAGTTCTCTGGTCGGTGTGTCAAAGAGTAAAGCAGACAAAAAACCATCGGAAGATGACAATGAAGTGGAAAAAGTTGCCATCATCAAAATGAATGCTGGGAAATGTCAAACAAACGGCTCGCTGCAAAGAAGAGAAATCAAAGACGCTCCTGAGGCCGTCTTGCAAAGTGTGGACGTCAAAGCTCCAAACGTTCCTGACCAGGTGCTTACAAGATCCCAGAGAAAAATGGGAGCATCGTCAAAGAGGCCCAACATAGCCAAGGATCAAGTAGCTCCTAAACCTGCCAGGAAGTTGGAGGACACGAGTAAAAAAAGTGCTGTGAAGAGAAATAGCTCCGCCGTGTGGTCGCGTACCAGATCGCAGGAGCTCCTGGCAACTCCCGCTAAGCGTACCAGGACATCAAGATGA
- the LOC144001194 gene encoding ligand-dependent corepressor isoform X4 — protein MASQCKRQQCFIDRRGFRQELDSWRHKLIHCVGFESILEGLFGTELVEDLQLFKDLEPVAVSDWSFDKNCLFCCFRRDKVKEHLIGLSSEESQDPLKPLMVKDQSSISKLEKQAEEFLSAVLCNKDVPSFSDPHIPVVAREILQKMIRQFAAEYTSKTSSPQDSGSTTQPSSDQSPQTPTVTFGATPSSPAATVAGPAHSHNPVLSKLLMADQEAPLDLTIKKTPSEPSEQEGVLDLSIKKSRHSGSSLPVPSPRLTPKMSTIKRRSLSADQQDGRRRENIGHSARYKPSSSLAYSLHIKEEVGLESDPESPLSHNRSATSTDLCGNGTAPWNSKAHFGALLKLKASSDAGAHLKDIPRLLEAAGLFSKSLSNGKGNHQDAYQDHSTSLYHSNFDLKIPQVRVLTTGTDSAWDAQLFENSGSLFENSLGKKLHSLLPRQNLKKTNGVFWPHDTDGQNCSMDSESDLANKPSRKKRGRYRQYNTELLEEAIVVVMGGKMSVSKAQSIYGIPHSTLEYKVKERLGTLKHPPKKKLRLLSQLDEQSGSHFPKCEELQHISEERESSSTENGSGLQDGSPSPN, from the exons ATGGCGAGTCAATGTAAAAGGCAGCAATGCTTCATCGACAGGCGCGGCTTTCGGCAAGAACTTGACTCATGGCGGCACAAACTCATCCACTGTGTAG GTTTTGAGAGCATTCTTGAAGGTCTGTTTGGCACAGAGCTGGTAGAAGACCTACAATTATTTAAGG ATTTAGAGCCTGTAGCGGTGTCTGATTGGTCATTTGATAAAAATTGTTTATTCTGCTGTTTTAGAAGAGATAAAGTTAAG GAACACTTGATTGGCTTAAGTAGCGAGGAGAGTCAAGATCCACTCAAACCCCTCATGGTGAAAGACCAgagcagcatcagcaaattagaGAAGCAAGCTGAGGAATTTCTCAGTGCAGTCCTCTGTAATAAAG ATGTGCCAAGTTTCTCCGACCCACACATCCCAGTAGTGGCGCGTGAGATCCTCCAGAAAATGATCCGACAATTTGCCGCTGAATATACCTCAAAAACCAGCTCTCCTCAGGATAGTGGCTCAACCACCCAGCCAAGCTCAGACCAAAGCCCGCAGACCCCAACCGTGACTTTTGGAGCTACACCTAGCAGCCCCGCCGCCACCGTGGCGGGGCCCGCACACAGTCACAACCCCGTCCTCAGCAAACTCCTCATGGCCGACCAAGAGGCTCCGCTTGACCTCACCATCAAAAAGACTCCATCTGAGCCCAGTGAACAAG AGGGAGTCCTTGACCTGTCCATCAAAAAGAGCCGCCATAGCGGCAGCAGCTTGCCGGTCCCAAGTCCACGCCTTACTCCTAAAATGTCCACAATCAAACG GCGATCCTTGAGCGCGGACCAACAGgatgggaggaggagggagaatATCGGCCACTCCGCCCGTTATAAGCCCTCCTCGTCTCTCGCGTACTCTCTGCACATCAAAGAGGAGGTTGGTCTGGAAAGCGACCCAGAGTCACCTCTCAGCCATAACCGCAGCGCCACATCCACTGACCTCTGTGGAAACGGGACGGCGCCCTGGAATTCCAAAGCTCACTTCGGGGCACTCCTCAAACTGAAAGCCAGCAGTGACGCTGGCGCGCACCTTAAAGACATTCCCAGGTTGTTGGAAGCCGCCGGCCTCTTCTCCAAGTCGCTGTCTAATGGTAAAGGAAACCACCAGGATGCCTACCAGGACCACAGCACCTCACTCTACCATTCCAACTTTGACCTCAAGATTCCCCAGGTGCGAGTTTTGACCACAGGAACAGACTCCGCTTGGGATGCTCagctttttgaaaattcagGGTCACTTTTCGAGAATAGCCTGGGAAAGAAGTTGCATTCCCTTCTGCCCCGGCAGAATCTCAAAAAGACCAACGGCGTTTTCTGGCCACACGACACGGACGGCCAAAACTGTTCCATGGATTCAGAGTCAGACCTTGCCAACAAACCATCGAGGAAGAAACGTGGCCGCTATCGCCAGTACAACACGGAGCTGCTGGAGGAGGCCATCGTGGTGGTGATGGGTGGGAAAATGAGCGTATCCAAAGCTCAGTCCATCTACGGCATTCCCCACAGCACTCTGGAGTACAAGGTTAAAGAACGCTTGGGGACTTTGAAACATCCCCCGAAAAAGAAACTGAGGCTGCTTAGTCAGCTCGACGAGCAGAGTGGTTCCCATTTTCCAAAGTGTGAAGAACTCCAGCACATCTCTGAGGAAAGAGAGAGCTCTTCCACAGAGAATGGGAGTGGGTTGCAAGATGGTAGCCCATCaccaaattaa